One Euphorbia lathyris chromosome 1, ddEupLath1.1, whole genome shotgun sequence DNA segment encodes these proteins:
- the LOC136224594 gene encoding reticulon-like protein B1, producing MLPETYIREVASALTMEINRVLNGLHSIASGKDVKKFLSVIAGLWIFSVVGNWFNFLTLFYIALLLLHTLPVAYEKHEDKVDSLSEKAWIEIKKRYALFDAKVLSQIPKGPLREKKRD from the exons ATGCTTCCTGAAACTTACATCCGTGAAGTTGCCTCTGCTCTGACAATGGAAATCAATCGGGTACTGAATGGCCTGCACAGTATTGCATCAGGGAAGGATGTGAAGAAGTTTCTCTCA GTAATTGCAGGCTTGTGGATTTTTTCTGTGGTTGGGAATTGGTTTAACTTCTTGACTTTGTTTTACATAG CGTTATTGTTGCTGCACACATTGCCGGTGGCATACGAGAAACACGAGGATAAGGTTGATTCGTTATCGGAGAAGGCATGGATTGAGATCAAGAAGAGGTATGCTCTATTTGATGCAAAGGTTTTGAGTCAAATTCCAAAGGGGCCGCTTAGGGAAAAGAAGAGGGATTAG